Proteins from one Arthrobacter sp. DNA4 genomic window:
- a CDS encoding pyridoxal phosphate-dependent aminotransferase, with protein MPELAAHIRDVPVNQIREITEAAWRTPGAVVLSIGEPGFPLPRHVLDAGIACLDRDETNYTPNAGIPALREAFAARFREEQGVDVGAGRVYVVSGAQQGLHFAMSLLLSPGDEILIPNPGYPTFAMTSRLLNAVPVGYPLHPDHGFQPRVADVEALITSRTRVLVLNSPSNPLGAVLSEDLVRELVELARRHDIWVISDECYEAFTYDVPHVSPARFDGGTAEDARVFTSLTLSKTYGLTGLRIGALVCPPGLEQKMDNVMESIVSCVASAPQYAALAALTGPQDYVRHAHQHYRDNRDAASAVLAAKGIRYLPAQGAFYLWADMSHVTGGDVRSWVRRFLADSGVALAPGTAFGSIGEGWVRIALCGRKQDLLEGLSRLPAAGR; from the coding sequence ATGCCTGAGCTTGCCGCCCATATCCGCGACGTGCCCGTCAACCAGATCCGTGAGATTACCGAGGCCGCCTGGCGCACTCCCGGCGCCGTGGTGCTCAGCATCGGGGAGCCGGGCTTCCCCCTCCCCCGCCACGTCCTGGACGCCGGCATCGCCTGCCTGGACCGCGATGAAACCAACTACACGCCCAATGCCGGGATCCCGGCCCTGCGCGAAGCGTTCGCCGCCAGGTTCCGGGAGGAACAGGGCGTGGACGTCGGTGCGGGGCGGGTGTACGTGGTGTCGGGCGCCCAGCAGGGCCTGCACTTCGCCATGAGCCTGCTGCTCTCCCCCGGCGACGAGATCCTGATCCCGAACCCGGGCTACCCCACCTTCGCCATGACCAGCCGGCTGCTGAACGCCGTTCCCGTCGGCTATCCCCTGCACCCGGACCACGGCTTCCAGCCCCGGGTCGCCGACGTGGAAGCCCTCATCACCAGCCGCACCCGGGTCCTGGTGCTCAATTCCCCGTCCAACCCGCTGGGCGCCGTGCTCAGTGAGGACCTGGTCCGTGAGCTGGTGGAGCTGGCCCGCAGGCACGACATCTGGGTCATCTCGGACGAGTGCTACGAGGCATTCACCTACGATGTCCCGCACGTCAGCCCGGCAAGGTTCGACGGCGGCACGGCGGAGGATGCGCGGGTATTCACCTCGTTGACGCTGTCCAAGACCTACGGCCTGACGGGGCTGCGGATCGGCGCGCTCGTCTGCCCGCCGGGGCTTGAACAGAAGATGGACAACGTCATGGAATCGATCGTCTCCTGCGTGGCGTCCGCCCCGCAGTACGCGGCGCTCGCAGCCCTCACCGGGCCGCAGGATTACGTGCGCCACGCGCACCAGCACTACCGGGACAACCGGGATGCGGCGTCCGCGGTCCTGGCGGCGAAGGGCATCCGCTACCTGCCGGCACAGGGTGCGTTCTACCTGTGGGCGGACATGTCCCACGTAACCGGCGGCGATGTGCGGTCCTGGGTCCGGCGGTTCCTGGCCGACTCCGGGGTAGCGCTGGCTCCCGGGACTGCCTTTGGGTCCATCGGCGAGGGGTGGGTCCGGATCGCGCTGTGCGGCCGGAAGCAGGATCTGTTGGAAGGACTGTCCCGGC
- the truB gene encoding tRNA pseudouridine(55) synthase TruB, whose protein sequence is MLSGLVIVDKPQGWTSHDVVGRMRRLAGTRKVGHAGTLDPMATGVLVLGINKATRLLTYIVGTSKTYTATIRLGQSTVTDDAEGEVTATTSADGVTDQQIHDGVAALTGDIQQVPSSVSAIKVNGERAYARVRSGEDVKLAARPVTIHRFDVHGIRRDAAAGVVDLDVTVECSSGTYIRALARDLGDALGVGGHLTALRRTQVGPYSLDQARTLEQLADELNVLDMSLAARALMPNRELTAEETAEISFGRRIAAGAAAGTPGAATAERPAAAFAPDGSLVALLADAGSYAKPVLVFAPGTGPGAGTGPGDGAAATSAAEA, encoded by the coding sequence GTGCTTTCTGGACTGGTGATAGTGGACAAGCCGCAGGGATGGACCAGCCATGATGTGGTTGGCCGGATGCGGCGCCTCGCAGGGACCCGGAAAGTGGGGCACGCAGGAACCCTTGACCCCATGGCCACCGGTGTTCTGGTGCTTGGCATCAACAAAGCCACCCGCCTGCTGACCTACATTGTGGGCACCTCGAAGACCTATACCGCCACCATCCGCCTGGGCCAGTCCACGGTGACCGACGACGCGGAGGGCGAGGTCACGGCCACCACCAGCGCGGACGGCGTCACCGACCAGCAGATTCACGACGGCGTTGCGGCCCTCACGGGGGACATCCAGCAGGTGCCCAGCAGCGTCAGCGCAATCAAGGTCAACGGCGAACGCGCCTACGCCCGCGTGCGGTCCGGCGAGGACGTCAAGCTCGCCGCACGCCCCGTGACCATCCACCGGTTCGACGTGCATGGCATCCGCAGGGACGCGGCAGCAGGTGTGGTGGACCTGGATGTGACGGTGGAATGCTCCTCCGGAACCTATATCCGCGCCCTCGCCCGGGACCTGGGCGACGCCCTCGGCGTCGGCGGCCACCTGACAGCGCTCCGCCGGACCCAGGTGGGCCCCTACTCACTGGACCAGGCGCGCACCCTCGAACAGCTCGCCGATGAGCTCAATGTCCTGGACATGTCCCTCGCCGCCAGGGCGCTGATGCCCAACCGCGAACTCACCGCCGAAGAAACCGCCGAGATCTCCTTCGGCCGGCGGATCGCGGCCGGTGCTGCAGCCGGTACGCCCGGTGCCGCCACGGCGGAGCGCCCTGCCGCGGCCTTCGCTCCGGACGGCAGCCTGGTGGCCCTTCTTGCCGACGCGGGCAGCTACGCCAAACCGGTCCTCGTCTTCGCCCCCGGCACCGGGCCTGGCGCCGGGACTGGACCTGGTGACGGGGCGGCAGCAACCTCCGCGGCGGAGGCATAG